GGCCATAACTGTAGCGCCCCTGTTTGTGAATGCACAACGTATTAAGCTCGTAGAAGGTAGTGTTTCCCCACTAAAAGGTATCACGGAGCTGAATACTGAATTTACCTATGATAATGTAAAGGTAGGTGAGTTCAGTAACGAGGATGACTATATTCACAAAAAGACAGAGGAGTACAACAAGAAGGAAGCCGGCAAAGCAAATTAAGAAACAGTTGTAATAGAAAGAGGCGGGTGCATCACCCGCCTCTTGTATTTAAAATACGATGGTTTTGTTTCCATGAATAATCACCCTGTCATCGATGTGTGCAATCACTGCTCTTGTTAACACCTGCCTTTCTATATCTCTACCCAGCAATATCAGGTCTGTCACTTCATGTTTATGACTTACCCTCGCCACATCCTGGTCAATGATGGGGCCTTCGTCCAGGTCATCGGTTACGTAGTGCGCCGTAGCGCCTATCAGTTTTACCCCCCTGTTATAGGCGTTCCTGTAAGGATTGGCGCCTGCAAATGCTGGTAAAAAGCTATGGTGAATGTTAATAATCCTTCCGGGGAATACACTTACAAATTCAGGAGAGAGGATTTGCATATAACGTGCAAGCACGATGAAATCAGCATTGGCTCTTCTGATCAGTTTAATCGCTTCCTGTTCCTGTAATCGTTTATTGCCCGCATCTACAGGCAGGTAGTGGAAAGGAACCCCGAAGTCTTCCACGAATTGTTTTAATTCAAGGTGGTTAGAGATCACGAGGGGGATATCTACTGGTAGTTCCCCGCTTCGCCAGCGCCATAGCAATTCCATGAGGCAATGATCATAACGGGATACCATAATCACCATTTGTTTACGACGATCAGGATAGTCGATGCGCCATTCCATCTGGCGGGGCGCAGCAACTTTTTCCTGGAAATCTTTTTCCAGTTGTCCTTTGGTAAAGGAAGGATTATCCAGCTGGAAGGACATGCGCATAAAAAAAAGGCCCTCTTTGGGATCTGTACTGTGCTGGCTGGCATCAAGAATATTAGCGCCACAGGCGTACAGGAACTGGGACACACCGGCCACGATACCAGGGCGGTCTGGACAGGAAATCAATAGTCTGCCGGTTATATCAGTCTGCATAATAATGAAATATATTACTATGTAAAATACAAAAGGGAAAGGATTCCCCGGATTTTTTTCTAACGGTAAACCAATCCCGGATTTCTGTTTTATTTTTGGGCCTGCTAAGGGAAAATTTAATGAAGAAGATAGGATTAATGTCAGACACGCACAGTTACCTCCATCCCCAGGTGTTCAAATACTTTGATAAGGTAGATGAGATCTGGCATGCCGGTGATATTGGTACTACTGCTCTTGCAGATGAACTGGAGGCCTTTAAGCCTTTCAGGGCAGTATATGGCAATATCGATGGGAGGGATGTACAGTTGCGTTATCCTGAAAACCTGTTCTTCGAAGTAGAAGGCGTAAAAGTATTTATCACGCACATAGGTGGCTATCCCGGCAAATATGCCCCGGGAGTCAAAGACTTATTGTTGAAAAATACCCCCAAACTGTTCATCTGCGGTCATTCGCATATACTAAAAGTAATGCCGGACCCCGCTTTGAAATTATTACACATGAATCCGGGGGCATGTGGCCAGCAGGGCTGGCATAAGGTAAAAACTTTATTGAGGTTCGACGTAAACGAAGGAAATATCAGTAATCTGGAAGTGATAGAGTTGCCAAAATAATAGGTAAACAGGCAATCGCACATTTTTTGCAAAATCTTAGAGGTACTACAATAGTCACTTATGCGCAAAGGATACATATTATTATCCGTTTGTCTGTGTATGTTTCATTTCGCCAGGAGTCAAAGTTCGTCTTTCATTGATAAGATAGGAAGTTGGTTTCAAACAGAAAATGATACGGCCTACATAGAGGATCATACAAAGGATTTGACTACCCGGTTTTTCGGGTCCAGGAAATATAACTACTACAATATCTTTGATCGTAAACGTAAAACGGAGGTTATGTACCGCCCTAACACCCCGTTCAACGTAGGTTTTGGTTTCAACTATAAATTCCTTGGGATCAATGTTGCTTTCAACCTGCCATTCATCAACAGTACCGACAGATATGGAAAAACGAAAGCCATTGACCTGCAGGCGCATTATTACCTGCGTAAACTGGTCGTGGATTTCTATGGACAGCGGTACAAGGGGTATTACATTGCTAATTCCCGTGGTTTACTGAATGGCTTCGATGAAAAAGGCCCGTTGCCTGTGCGTCCTGATATCCGTAATTTGAATATAGGGATGAGTGTAGAGTATATCTTTAACGATAAGAAATTCTCTTACAGGGCTGCTTATTTGCAGAATGAATATCAAAAAAAGAGTGCGGGGTCATTCCTGATAGGAGGGGAGCTCTTTACGGCCAAAATGAAGGGGGATTCTTCCCTGATACCCCGCAATATCACACGGCAGGATTTTATGAATGGTATTACCTATTCGGCCACCAGTATCTTTAGTGTGGCTGCAAATGCCGGGTATGCCTATACATTTGTTTACAAACAACATTTCTTTCTCACCTTATCTCTCTCCGGTGGTTTGGGTACCAATTACACCCATTTGCTGAGGCATCATGCCAATGACTTCCGTAAGTTTGGGCTTGAGCTGAACACGAATGTACGTGCTTCTTTCGGCTACAATTCCAGCAAATATTTTGCAGGCATTCACTATGTGAACCTGACAACACGTAGCC
This window of the Chitinophaga sancti genome carries:
- the purU gene encoding formyltetrahydrofolate deformylase is translated as MQTDITGRLLISCPDRPGIVAGVSQFLYACGANILDASQHSTDPKEGLFFMRMSFQLDNPSFTKGQLEKDFQEKVAAPRQMEWRIDYPDRRKQMVIMVSRYDHCLMELLWRWRSGELPVDIPLVISNHLELKQFVEDFGVPFHYLPVDAGNKRLQEQEAIKLIRRANADFIVLARYMQILSPEFVSVFPGRIINIHHSFLPAFAGANPYRNAYNRGVKLIGATAHYVTDDLDEGPIIDQDVARVSHKHEVTDLILLGRDIERQVLTRAVIAHIDDRVIIHGNKTIVF
- a CDS encoding metallophosphoesterase family protein, coding for MKKIGLMSDTHSYLHPQVFKYFDKVDEIWHAGDIGTTALADELEAFKPFRAVYGNIDGRDVQLRYPENLFFEVEGVKVFITHIGGYPGKYAPGVKDLLLKNTPKLFICGHSHILKVMPDPALKLLHMNPGACGQQGWHKVKTLLRFDVNEGNISNLEVIELPK
- a CDS encoding DUF4421 domain-containing protein; translation: MFHFARSQSSSFIDKIGSWFQTENDTAYIEDHTKDLTTRFFGSRKYNYYNIFDRKRKTEVMYRPNTPFNVGFGFNYKFLGINVAFNLPFINSTDRYGKTKAIDLQAHYYLRKLVVDFYGQRYKGYYIANSRGLLNGFDEKGPLPVRPDIRNLNIGMSVEYIFNDKKFSYRAAYLQNEYQKKSAGSFLIGGELFTAKMKGDSSLIPRNITRQDFMNGITYSATSIFSVAANAGYAYTFVYKQHFFLTLSLSGGLGTNYTHLLRHHANDFRKFGLELNTNVRASFGYNSSKYFAGIHYVNLTTRSQSPIENSWQSIGAGNFRISLARRFGLKRQLF